Proteins from a genomic interval of Luteibacter pinisoli:
- a CDS encoding helicase HerA-like domain-containing protein: MPGILIGRNDTAAVELDPRYGNRHGMIAGATGTGKSVTLMLLAEGFSRLGVPCFLADAKGDLAGLSQAAGAPSDKLKDRLAKLGLSGWTPQANPVVFWDIYGKLGHPVRATVSEMGPTLLSRILELNDTQEGVLEVVFRVADDEGLLLLDLGDLRSMLGFAAEHAKDISARYGLISAQSVAAIQRALLKLEQDGADNFFGEPALELADLMRQDMSGRGVVNVLAADTLILKPRLYSTFLLWLLSELFEHLPEVGDLDVPKMVFFFDEAHLLFDDAPPALRQRVEQVVRLIRSKGVGVYFCSQNPDDVPGDILGQLGNRVQHALRAYTPRDQKAVKAAAETFAKNPSLDVVETIGTLGTGEALASTLGDGGVPSPVQKVLVATPACRIGAITVEERTMVRSRSPVGSKYDTTVNRESAEEMLAARATAKNDDEAPPVKNASKGEDEGSGWGSAVRDAVLGTKRRQGMLETMAKSMVRTAGSRAGQQIVRGILGSIFGGKR, from the coding sequence ATGCCAGGCATCCTCATCGGTCGTAACGACACGGCCGCCGTCGAACTCGACCCGCGATACGGCAACCGCCACGGGATGATCGCCGGTGCCACGGGCACGGGTAAGTCGGTGACCCTGATGCTGCTGGCCGAAGGTTTCTCGCGCCTGGGCGTGCCCTGCTTCCTTGCCGACGCGAAGGGCGACCTGGCCGGGCTCTCCCAGGCCGCGGGCGCCCCGTCCGACAAGCTGAAGGACCGCCTGGCGAAACTCGGCCTGAGCGGATGGACCCCGCAGGCCAACCCGGTGGTGTTCTGGGACATCTACGGCAAGCTCGGCCACCCGGTGCGTGCCACGGTCTCGGAAATGGGCCCCACCCTGCTGTCCCGCATCCTTGAACTCAACGACACCCAGGAAGGCGTGCTCGAAGTGGTGTTCCGGGTGGCCGATGACGAAGGCCTGCTCCTGCTCGACCTCGGCGACCTGCGCTCGATGCTCGGTTTTGCGGCGGAGCACGCCAAGGACATCTCGGCACGCTACGGCCTGATCAGCGCGCAGAGCGTGGCGGCCATCCAGCGCGCCCTGCTGAAGCTGGAACAGGACGGCGCGGATAACTTTTTTGGTGAGCCCGCGCTGGAGCTGGCCGACCTGATGCGCCAGGACATGAGCGGCCGTGGCGTGGTCAACGTGCTCGCCGCCGACACCCTGATCCTCAAGCCGCGCCTGTATTCCACCTTCCTGCTCTGGTTGTTGTCCGAGCTGTTCGAGCACCTGCCCGAAGTCGGCGACCTCGATGTCCCGAAGATGGTGTTCTTCTTCGACGAGGCACACCTGCTCTTCGACGATGCGCCGCCGGCGTTGCGCCAGCGCGTGGAACAGGTTGTCCGGCTGATCCGTTCCAAGGGCGTCGGCGTGTATTTCTGCTCGCAGAACCCCGACGACGTCCCCGGCGACATCCTCGGCCAGCTGGGCAACCGCGTGCAGCATGCCCTGCGTGCGTATACGCCGCGCGACCAGAAAGCGGTGAAGGCCGCCGCCGAAACGTTCGCGAAAAACCCTTCGCTCGACGTGGTCGAAACCATCGGTACGCTGGGCACCGGCGAAGCGCTGGCATCCACGCTCGGCGACGGTGGCGTGCCGTCGCCCGTCCAGAAAGTGCTGGTGGCGACGCCGGCATGCCGCATCGGCGCGATCACCGTGGAAGAACGCACGATGGTCCGGTCACGCTCGCCGGTGGGCTCGAAATACGACACGACGGTGAATCGCGAATCCGCCGAGGAGATGCTGGCCGCGCGGGCCACCGCGAAGAACGATGACGAGGCGCCGCCCGTGAAGAACGCGAGCAAGGGCGAGGACGAAGGCAGCGGCTGGGGTAGTGCCGTACGCGACGCCGTGCTCGGCACCAAGCGTCGGCAGGGCATGCTGGAAACGATGGCCAAGTCGATGGTGCGTACCGCGGGTTCGCGCGCGGGGCAGCAGATCGTGCGCGGCATCCTCGGCAGCATCTTCGGCGGAAAGCGCTGA
- the asd gene encoding archaetidylserine decarboxylase (Phosphatidylserine decarboxylase is synthesized as a single chain precursor. Generation of the pyruvoyl active site from a Ser is coupled to cleavage of a Gly-Ser bond between the larger (beta) and smaller (alpha chains). It is an integral membrane protein.) has translation MKPSVLLQYILPHRFLSRIVYQATRWEWTAWKNFLISTIVRNYNVDMAQAAQPDPLAYPHFNAFFTRKLKPGARVADPDPQAILSPADGRISQLGRIRDGRIFQAKGQEYTAAELLGDEAAALPFRNGSFATIYLSPRDYHRVHMPLEGTLTGTTHVPGRIFSVAPFAVEAIPRLFARNERLVCHFDGEHGPFVSVMVGAILVSSVATVWDGLAIPPYASDIIRTDCSGRGIKLERFAEMARFNMGSTVILLLPEGYEFDNLQPQQQVTVGQKIGQWRGPARN, from the coding sequence ATGAAACCCAGCGTCCTGTTGCAGTACATCCTCCCGCACCGCTTCCTCTCCCGGATCGTCTACCAGGCGACACGCTGGGAATGGACAGCATGGAAGAATTTCCTCATTTCCACGATCGTGCGGAACTACAACGTGGACATGGCGCAGGCGGCCCAGCCCGACCCGCTGGCCTATCCGCACTTCAATGCGTTCTTCACCCGCAAGCTGAAACCGGGTGCGCGCGTTGCCGACCCGGACCCGCAGGCGATCCTGTCGCCGGCCGATGGCCGGATCAGCCAGCTGGGGCGTATCCGCGACGGGCGCATCTTCCAGGCCAAGGGCCAGGAATACACCGCGGCCGAACTGCTGGGCGACGAGGCCGCCGCGCTGCCGTTCCGCAACGGCAGCTTTGCGACGATCTACCTGTCACCGCGTGACTACCACCGCGTGCACATGCCGCTGGAAGGCACGCTCACCGGCACCACGCACGTCCCCGGCCGCATCTTCAGCGTGGCCCCGTTCGCGGTGGAAGCCATCCCGCGTCTGTTCGCACGCAACGAACGCCTCGTCTGCCATTTCGATGGCGAGCACGGCCCGTTCGTCTCGGTGATGGTCGGCGCCATCCTGGTCTCCAGCGTGGCCACCGTGTGGGACGGCCTGGCCATCCCGCCGTACGCCTCGGACATCATCCGGACGGACTGCAGCGGCCGCGGGATCAAGCTGGAACGTTTTGCCGAAATGGCCCGCTTCAACATGGGCTCGACGGTGATCCTGCTGCTGCCGGAGGGCTACGAGTTCGATAATCTCCAGCCGCAACAACAAGTTACGGTTGGGCAGAAAATCGGCCAATGGCGTGGCCCCGCGAGAAACTGA
- a CDS encoding autotransporter outer membrane beta-barrel domain-containing protein, whose translation MTTCDALHRRPLPGGANGAVLAFAIAVALLGAPATGRAQTVPVAPYDPVDNDQEVGRIDVAAGGNVTINGPQQFQAGQTGTEDTTLQALKDQNRITSGENWIGVPRLNPGSQNFGITVKDPITGSNRVVSVYNTNNLYALPPVTYATTVPNLVNVGDNQYIDARVGQVGAGGGTLTVAIGTGANSQAATNMWSMAAKQTNLFYADGTGGAASNLAWAGQNRITFNGEVADPNQPRSYGVTYVSAFGGTFNVTTADGTTSHTVTNDAQLRDYNAFLIAQIQAGKLDPAQYVTLFALGYTYTTQQIVYGISANNPPDDVAQPIGDRIVMRLVGANAHGTINPGAVLEVVNANGGAVRADGGATFVNNGSLGVQHSSGDGSALVLTQASRGTNAGIINGNFFPNADGGISSGASGANIVDVQSGSTFNNAAGGIINLALGTTNGAGKSTGIRVGANATATNDGFVNVGVTGSRSNGSVDGIYLNDATGSFTNGASGMIYIGRGPQYTPGAVPADVAINQATITTGINVPTAATVNNLGTITIGTGTQNAAGILVTAAAANVTNAGTINVSGRAAAIPRENIGLSVVNAGATGPGISNTGTINVTGVNGTALKAVSTAGTASLVHSTGTINVAGGADPASGTRNYGAWIEGQGSATATGDIRGAVNLEGDGAIGIHARGRATVNVAAGAAPSFQSGSKQIGLFAFGDNAKINVGAGAVLDVSTPQSTLFRLDSGADFDGTGLTVSVSGAQATGVLGSGSGSVLNTRNAVINVTGTGAQGVVAEGGSKATIDAATTMSLTGAGAIAGVADGQKHDLTGAATGALSTATSVNSLATLNSSSDGVTGLIARNRATLTNAGALNFSGANTTGLVVETNAVATNSGTVNLGGPEATGAILRSGGTLANNGSITVASGTGVRIEGTGTQRLNPAGTITVNDGHAGVQLTTGTGLVLGSGDSAITTRGSAHGVLLDTGAVSLVANGTTITTLGTGNAIENAAETGAITLTAATLHSGSGAGLRTATAIDPASTATFEVDGPGVGYAFRQADGSATTGDLSLGEGFTIHGNAAGSVGIQALTSGAVSTAASVSMLDPASGPALLAGTASSVANSGALSSASTVSPVVDLANGTGTSFTNTGGILAASVGATALRGSAGSDAITLSAGSVRGEVATGEGGDTFDWMGGALEGGLTMGSAGNTATLGAVDTSSTYHLAAGTGGGNTLNFAGTVARGGTFDADDLARGINLHGWNTFNLTQASAFTLTANLVLAGSDVTIDGTSTLLAGDNVHPVISAATPGAANVTNTGIIDLTNGAGSPGNTLTIDGNYTGNAGTVKLVTTLDAGGPLGAQSTDRLLVQGDASGETILSITPSSMSTGALTDLNRDGYVGPDEGISVVQVAGNATGGAFRVNGGYLAFGAYQYGLYAFQPGSSSAGQRVVGGATSGDTFWDYRLANVLACNGPCPAPTTDSPAPTPPPGQAYIAPPPATGPLAVADARPAVVPQVPAAIVSPSALAFFGYRAIDNLHRRLGEVRNMDDLGEGLGGETFVRYFGGDYHYSTNRSFRDYGYDYDLDMRAVQVGTNVFALDADRSTLRAGVAYTHGTTQLDPKAADGYSHAKLYTNTIAMFVTWQHASGFYIDAIASGDRHVGDIDTARIKGAARVHGSGWEGSVEAGYPWRFDSGWELEPQLQLVRQHIGLRDQVDTDSVTTRYQAFEQTVGRAGLRFDRTWTTDAGSRFTPYARANYIKGWGGVSKVDIGAEGFDMSQPFAGGKFGQMVELGLGGTWAWRNRISVYGEGDWQDNVGVAGVRGWSANLGVRWDF comes from the coding sequence ATGACAACCTGTGATGCGCTCCACCGCCGCCCGCTGCCGGGTGGTGCGAACGGCGCCGTGCTCGCCTTTGCCATTGCCGTCGCGTTGCTCGGCGCACCCGCGACAGGCCGCGCGCAAACGGTGCCGGTCGCCCCTTACGACCCCGTCGACAACGATCAGGAAGTCGGCCGGATCGACGTGGCAGCCGGCGGCAATGTCACCATCAACGGGCCGCAGCAGTTCCAGGCCGGCCAGACCGGTACCGAAGACACCACGCTGCAGGCGCTGAAAGACCAGAACCGGATCACCTCGGGCGAGAACTGGATCGGCGTGCCGCGGCTGAATCCCGGGAGCCAGAATTTCGGCATCACGGTAAAAGACCCGATCACCGGCAGCAACCGGGTCGTCTCGGTCTACAACACCAACAACCTCTACGCCCTCCCGCCGGTCACCTATGCCACGACCGTCCCCAACCTGGTGAACGTGGGCGATAACCAGTACATCGATGCACGCGTGGGCCAGGTCGGTGCCGGCGGCGGGACGCTCACGGTGGCCATCGGCACCGGTGCCAACAGCCAGGCCGCGACCAACATGTGGTCGATGGCCGCCAAGCAGACCAACCTGTTCTACGCGGACGGCACGGGCGGCGCGGCGAGCAACCTTGCGTGGGCCGGGCAGAACCGCATCACCTTCAATGGCGAAGTGGCCGATCCCAACCAGCCACGCAGCTACGGCGTCACCTATGTGTCGGCCTTTGGCGGCACGTTCAATGTCACGACGGCGGACGGCACCACCTCGCACACGGTGACCAACGACGCGCAGCTGCGCGACTACAACGCCTTCCTGATCGCACAGATCCAGGCGGGGAAACTCGATCCGGCCCAGTACGTCACCCTGTTCGCGCTGGGCTACACGTACACGACGCAGCAGATCGTCTACGGCATCAGCGCGAACAACCCGCCCGACGACGTGGCCCAGCCCATTGGCGACCGCATCGTGATGCGCCTGGTCGGGGCGAATGCGCACGGCACGATCAACCCGGGTGCCGTACTGGAAGTGGTCAACGCCAACGGCGGCGCGGTGCGTGCCGACGGCGGCGCCACCTTCGTCAACAACGGCTCGCTAGGGGTGCAGCACAGCAGTGGCGACGGATCGGCGCTGGTGCTCACGCAAGCCAGCCGGGGTACCAACGCCGGCATCATCAATGGCAACTTCTTCCCCAATGCCGATGGCGGCATCTCCAGTGGGGCGTCTGGCGCGAACATCGTTGACGTGCAATCGGGCAGTACGTTCAACAACGCGGCGGGCGGCATCATCAATCTCGCCCTGGGCACCACCAATGGCGCGGGTAAGTCCACGGGCATCCGCGTGGGCGCGAATGCGACGGCGACCAACGACGGCTTCGTCAATGTCGGTGTCACCGGCTCGCGGTCCAACGGGTCGGTCGATGGTATCTATCTCAACGACGCCACCGGATCGTTCACCAATGGCGCCAGCGGCATGATCTACATCGGTCGCGGCCCGCAGTACACGCCGGGCGCGGTGCCCGCCGACGTGGCGATCAACCAGGCCACGATCACGACGGGGATCAACGTGCCCACCGCGGCCACGGTGAACAACCTCGGTACGATAACGATCGGCACGGGCACGCAGAATGCGGCTGGCATCCTTGTCACCGCGGCCGCCGCGAACGTGACCAATGCCGGCACCATCAACGTCAGCGGCCGCGCCGCCGCGATCCCGCGCGAGAACATTGGCCTGTCGGTGGTCAATGCCGGCGCGACCGGGCCCGGCATTTCGAACACGGGCACGATCAACGTCACCGGCGTCAATGGCACCGCCCTGAAAGCGGTTTCCACGGCCGGCACGGCCTCGCTGGTGCATTCCACCGGCACGATCAACGTGGCCGGTGGGGCGGATCCCGCGAGTGGGACGCGCAATTACGGCGCGTGGATCGAGGGCCAGGGATCCGCGACGGCGACGGGCGACATCAGGGGTGCAGTGAACCTGGAGGGCGACGGCGCCATCGGCATCCACGCCCGTGGCCGCGCAACGGTGAACGTCGCCGCCGGCGCAGCGCCCAGCTTCCAGTCCGGAAGCAAGCAAATCGGCCTGTTCGCCTTCGGCGATAACGCAAAGATCAACGTCGGCGCGGGCGCGGTGCTCGATGTATCGACACCGCAATCGACGCTGTTCCGCCTGGACAGCGGCGCGGACTTTGACGGCACCGGGCTGACGGTGTCGGTATCCGGCGCGCAGGCGACCGGCGTGCTCGGTTCCGGCAGTGGGTCCGTCCTCAATACGCGTAACGCGGTGATCAATGTGACCGGTACCGGCGCGCAGGGTGTCGTGGCCGAAGGGGGTTCGAAGGCGACCATCGACGCGGCGACGACCATGTCGCTGACGGGCGCGGGCGCTATCGCCGGCGTGGCGGACGGCCAGAAGCACGACCTGACCGGCGCTGCCACGGGTGCGCTCTCCACCGCGACATCGGTGAACAGCCTGGCGACGCTGAACTCGTCGTCGGATGGTGTGACCGGCCTGATCGCGCGTAATCGGGCGACGCTCACTAACGCGGGCGCACTGAATTTCAGCGGCGCGAACACCACCGGCCTGGTCGTGGAAACCAATGCCGTCGCCACCAACAGCGGCACGGTGAACCTGGGCGGCCCGGAAGCCACGGGCGCGATCCTGCGTTCAGGCGGGACCCTGGCCAATAACGGCAGCATCACCGTGGCCAGCGGGACCGGCGTGCGCATCGAGGGCACCGGGACGCAGCGGCTGAATCCCGCGGGGACGATTACCGTCAACGACGGCCACGCGGGAGTGCAACTCACGACAGGTACGGGGCTGGTGCTCGGTAGCGGGGATTCGGCGATCACCACGCGGGGTTCCGCGCATGGCGTGCTGCTGGATACGGGCGCGGTATCGCTGGTGGCCAACGGCACCACGATCACGACGCTGGGGACGGGTAACGCGATCGAGAATGCGGCGGAGACGGGTGCCATCACACTCACCGCCGCCACGCTGCATTCGGGCAGTGGTGCCGGGCTACGGACCGCCACGGCGATTGACCCGGCGTCCACCGCGACCTTCGAGGTGGATGGGCCGGGCGTCGGCTACGCCTTCCGCCAGGCGGATGGTTCGGCGACAACAGGTGACCTGTCACTGGGCGAGGGCTTCACCATCCATGGCAACGCCGCCGGCAGCGTGGGCATCCAGGCCCTCACGAGCGGTGCCGTGAGCACCGCCGCCAGCGTCAGCATGCTCGACCCCGCGAGCGGCCCCGCGCTGCTCGCGGGCACGGCGTCCTCGGTCGCCAACAGCGGTGCCCTGTCGTCCGCGAGCACGGTGTCGCCAGTGGTCGACCTGGCCAACGGCACGGGTACGTCGTTCACGAACACGGGCGGCATCCTTGCCGCATCGGTCGGTGCCACGGCCCTTCGGGGTAGCGCGGGCAGCGACGCCATCACCTTGTCCGCCGGTAGCGTGCGTGGTGAGGTTGCGACGGGTGAGGGCGGTGACACGTTCGACTGGATGGGCGGCGCACTCGAGGGCGGCCTGACCATGGGCAGCGCGGGCAATACCGCCACGCTGGGTGCGGTGGATACGTCGTCGACGTATCACCTCGCGGCTGGCACGGGTGGCGGAAACACGCTGAATTTCGCAGGAACGGTGGCACGCGGTGGCACCTTCGATGCGGATGACCTCGCCCGTGGCATCAACCTGCATGGCTGGAACACGTTCAACCTCACGCAGGCCTCGGCGTTCACCCTGACCGCGAACCTGGTGCTCGCCGGCAGCGACGTCACGATCGACGGCACCTCCACCTTGCTGGCCGGCGACAACGTCCACCCGGTGATTTCCGCTGCGACTCCGGGTGCCGCGAATGTCACCAACACGGGCATCATCGACCTGACCAACGGCGCAGGCTCGCCCGGCAACACGTTGACCATCGATGGCAACTACACCGGCAATGCGGGAACGGTAAAGCTGGTGACCACGCTGGACGCGGGAGGCCCACTGGGTGCCCAAAGCACCGACCGCCTGCTGGTGCAGGGTGATGCGAGTGGTGAAACGATCCTGTCGATCACGCCCTCGTCCATGAGCACCGGCGCCCTGACTGATCTCAATCGCGACGGTTACGTGGGCCCGGACGAAGGCATCTCCGTCGTCCAGGTGGCCGGCAACGCTACGGGTGGGGCGTTCCGCGTCAATGGCGGCTACCTGGCGTTTGGCGCTTACCAGTATGGCCTCTATGCGTTCCAGCCGGGGTCGAGCAGCGCGGGCCAGCGCGTCGTCGGGGGTGCGACCAGCGGCGATACGTTCTGGGATTACCGGTTGGCCAACGTGCTGGCCTGTAACGGCCCCTGTCCGGCGCCGACGACCGATTCACCCGCGCCCACGCCGCCACCGGGGCAGGCGTACATCGCGCCGCCACCCGCCACCGGGCCGCTGGCCGTGGCCGATGCGCGGCCCGCGGTGGTCCCACAGGTACCGGCGGCCATCGTTTCGCCGTCGGCGCTCGCCTTCTTCGGCTATCGCGCCATCGATAACCTGCATCGCCGGCTCGGTGAAGTGCGAAACATGGATGACCTGGGCGAAGGCCTCGGCGGCGAAACGTTCGTCCGCTACTTCGGTGGCGATTACCATTACTCGACCAACCGCTCGTTCCGTGATTACGGCTACGACTACGACCTCGACATGCGGGCCGTCCAGGTCGGCACCAACGTGTTCGCGCTGGACGCCGACCGCTCCACGTTGCGCGCGGGCGTGGCGTACACGCACGGCACCACGCAGCTCGACCCGAAGGCGGCGGATGGCTACAGCCACGCCAAGCTCTACACCAACACCATCGCGATGTTCGTCACCTGGCAGCACGCGAGCGGCTTTTACATCGACGCGATCGCTTCCGGAGACCGCCACGTGGGCGACATCGATACGGCACGCATCAAGGGTGCGGCGCGGGTGCACGGCAGCGGCTGGGAAGGTTCCGTGGAAGCCGGCTACCCGTGGCGTTTCGACAGTGGCTGGGAACTAGAGCCACAACTGCAGCTGGTGCGCCAGCACATCGGCCTGCGTGACCAGGTCGACACCGACAGCGTGACCACGCGCTACCAGGCGTTCGAACAGACGGTGGGCCGTGCGGGCCTGCGCTTCGACCGGACCTGGACGACGGATGCGGGCAGCCGCTTCACGCCCTATGCCAGGGCGAACTACATCAAGGGCTGGGGCGGGGTGTCGAAAGTGGATATCGGCGCGGAGGGGTTCGACATGTCACAGCCGTTCGCAGGCGGGAAGTTCGGGCAGATGGTGGAGCTGGGGCTCGGCGGCACCTGGGCGTGGCGGAACCGGATCTCGGTGTACGGGGAGGGTGACTGGCAGGATAACGTTGGGGTGGCGGGGGTGCGGGGGTGGTCGGCGAATTTGGGGGTGAGGTGGGATTTTTGA
- a CDS encoding lytic transglycosylase, with amino-acid sequence MPLHARYALLLLPLAILAGCASGGAPRAGKATPQVNALYDRMNQASKGYEAAIDQARRGDTAQAAATRKQALDQLKDASARCGLTPGCDPQRFAAVFDRLLRLKDGSFIEGEDADDTEQSAEVGAQPGDAAGSVVLGALPEAQRSVTLLKGQKFSDMMVMNGPVKAALEMWLTQLRPNLMDAYVNYQMMRYKMWPAYQKADLPEALLFGIMAKESGGKVHAVSRSGASGPLQFMYATGLRFGLSADGGFDERFDPGLSAQANAEYVNEQLGAFNNNLEMTLAAYNGGEGRMRRIAASSPGAGFYDPAIYGQMSAETRDYVPMVLAAAWLFLHADSYHLKWPKVDGAAGQITLTRPASLTELTVCLGSSDDMPNGWFRTLRNLNPRLDPQVSQQAGTRLDVPKQLEKAYIASCADGPWPILASDLHNAVKIAAPPPPAATSAALANGGANGPNGPGPQYQYGSGSSSASSSKGSAGAKSYTVRKGDTLVSIARKSSCADVEDIARMNGLKSHALKVGQSLRVPACR; translated from the coding sequence ATGCCGCTGCACGCCCGTTACGCCCTTCTCCTGCTGCCCCTGGCGATCCTCGCGGGTTGCGCTTCCGGTGGTGCTCCCCGGGCCGGCAAGGCGACACCGCAGGTCAATGCGTTGTACGACCGGATGAACCAGGCAAGCAAGGGCTATGAGGCGGCCATCGACCAGGCCCGCCGTGGCGACACCGCCCAGGCCGCCGCCACGCGCAAGCAGGCCCTGGACCAGCTGAAGGATGCATCGGCCCGTTGCGGCCTGACCCCGGGCTGCGATCCGCAGCGCTTCGCCGCCGTGTTCGATCGCCTGCTGCGCCTGAAGGACGGCAGCTTCATCGAAGGCGAGGACGCGGATGACACCGAGCAGAGCGCGGAAGTCGGCGCCCAGCCGGGCGATGCCGCCGGCTCGGTGGTGCTCGGCGCGCTGCCCGAAGCCCAGCGCAGCGTCACGCTGCTGAAGGGCCAGAAATTCAGCGACATGATGGTGATGAACGGCCCGGTGAAAGCCGCGCTGGAGATGTGGCTCACCCAGCTGCGCCCGAACCTCATGGACGCCTACGTCAACTACCAGATGATGCGCTACAAGATGTGGCCGGCCTACCAGAAGGCCGACCTGCCCGAGGCGCTGCTGTTCGGCATCATGGCCAAGGAATCCGGCGGCAAGGTGCACGCGGTCTCGCGTTCCGGCGCTTCCGGCCCGTTGCAGTTCATGTACGCCACCGGCCTGCGCTTCGGCCTCTCCGCCGATGGCGGCTTCGACGAGCGCTTCGACCCCGGCCTCTCCGCGCAGGCCAATGCCGAGTACGTCAACGAGCAGCTCGGCGCGTTCAACAACAACCTCGAAATGACCCTCGCCGCCTACAACGGTGGTGAAGGCCGCATGCGCCGCATTGCCGCCAGCAGCCCGGGCGCCGGCTTCTACGACCCCGCCATCTACGGCCAGATGTCCGCGGAAACGCGCGACTACGTGCCGATGGTGCTGGCCGCCGCGTGGCTGTTCCTGCACGCCGACAGCTACCACCTGAAGTGGCCGAAGGTGGACGGCGCGGCCGGCCAGATCACGCTGACCCGCCCGGCGTCGCTGACCGAACTCACGGTATGCCTGGGCTCGTCGGATGACATGCCCAACGGCTGGTTCCGCACGCTGCGCAACCTCAACCCGCGGCTGGACCCGCAGGTGAGCCAGCAGGCCGGCACGCGGCTCGACGTGCCCAAGCAGCTGGAGAAGGCGTATATCGCCAGCTGCGCCGATGGTCCGTGGCCGATCCTCGCCAGCGACCTGCACAACGCGGTGAAGATCGCCGCGCCGCCGCCGCCCGCGGCGACATCGGCCGCCCTGGCCAATGGTGGCGCGAATGGCCCGAACGGCCCCGGCCCGCAGTACCAGTACGGCAGCGGTTCGTCGTCGGCATCGTCGTCGAAGGGCTCGGCGGGGGCGAAGAGCTACACCGTGCGCAAGGGCGATACGCTCGTGAGCATCGCGCGCAAGAGCAGCTGCGCGGACGTGGAAGACATCGCCAGGATGAATGGCCTGAAGAGCCACGCCCTGAAGGTCGGGCAGTCCCTGCGCGTTCCGGCCTGCCGCTAA